GCGTTCCCGACAAATACGACGTCCTCATCTGTGACCCACCAGCAACGGAAGGCCCCCATCTCTACAACGCGATTCACGCCACTCGATCACTTGTCATTCCAGTCGAACCGAGTGCGAAGGGCAAAGCAGCCGTCCAAGGACTTGAATCACTTGTGGGAGGCCTCGAGGAGCAGCTCGGCGTTCAAGTCGGTGTACTAGCAGCAGTACCTATCGGATTCAAAGATACACGTGATCAGCGAACAATTCTTGGCGAGATGGACTACCCGATCCCGGAGATCATCGGTGAACGTGCATCCTTGATGGAGGGATGCTGGATGCGACAATGCTCGGCATTTAGGTACGTTCGAGAATTTCGCGACCGGCGTCGTGACTACGAGATCGAGACACTCGCTCAATTCGATCTCATAGCCCGACACTTGGAATCGGAAGTCGGACTTGAGGCGCCGAATCCGCCCGAGCCAGGCGATATAGACCATCAGGTGGTGGTAGCATGACGGGCATGAAACAGGGAGCAGGAGAGAATCCGTTCGCCGAGGATCCCGATCCGGACGCAGAAAGCGCTCCCTCGTCGACTGATAAACCACATGACGATATATCATATCCGAACGCTCCTGAAGAGGAGAAAGCAGACGATCCACAGCAGGTGGAATCGCAACCAATGCAAATCCCATACAAGTTTCGCCGAAGTAGCGTGCAAGATGGACGTGATCGTGTCCCGTTGTTTCTTCATGCTGAGACAAAAAGCGACGAACGGGATGCACTCCGGACACTCGAGAATCAGTTCGGCGATAACGTTTCGTTGACTGATCTCCGGGAAGCGCTCGTCATAGTCGGTCTCGATCATCTCGATGAGGTAGAAACACAGTTACAACAGTGGGGGTATGGAATAACGTTTGACGAGTAGAGCGGTTCATATAGAGAGGGTAGTTCGTTATAGACAGGTCGTGAGTCGCATCGTCGGACCAGCATTGCCGGGGAAGTACTCCTCCGCGGCGTCACGGAGGGGCCTCTCATCCTCTGGACGCGGGGTTTCGTCGAGGGTGGCGGGTGTCGTCTCCTGTTCGAGGTGGTGGTGGCGGCCAATCTTGAACCCCGGAACCTCGACCGTCGGGAGACCGTAGAACGGTTCGCCGTCTAGCGTCACAGTGAAAACCGGGAAGCGTTCGGGGATGAAGTTCGGTGGTTCGTCAGGCGGTAACCAACCGAGTACCTGACGTTCAGGAGTCGCGTTCGCCTGAAGTTTCTCAACGAGTTCTTGGGCCCACGGACCGGCGCTGATGACGAGTCTGTCCGCCGTATACACGTCGTCCTCGCTCTCGACGCGAATGCCTGACGAGGTCGCGTCCCAGTCGCGGACCCACTCTCGAGCGTGTATCTCGCCACCGTTATTGAACGCCTTTTCGACGTGAGCGACGAGACACCGGTCGGACGCGAGAAAGCCGCCGTCGGGCTGGTACACGCCTTTGAATCCGTCCGGTAGCTGATACCCGGGAAATCGGGCCGAGAGTTCGTCGCTTCTCAGCACTTCGAACGGCAAATCGTGTTCTTCGCAGACCCCAATCGTACCGTTGAAATTCCTCTCGTCCGGTCGACCCGCCGTAACCGACCCGTGAAGGTGAAGCAACTTGCGTCCGTTCTCCTCCTGTAACGTTCTCCAGTTTTCGTAAGCTCGGTGAACAAGGGGTACATATTCCGGGTCCTCGAGATACGCCTTGCGAATGATCCGAGTGACGCCGTGATTGAAACCGTTCTCGTGAGGAATGTCGAACTGTTCTAATCCGAGAACGTCGTGCCCGCGCTTTGATAAGTGATACGTTGCTGCACTTCCCATACCACCGACGCCGATAATGATGACGTCGTAGTGATTAGCTGATCTCGTCATTGAGCGAGTTTCGAACGGCAACAGTATGTTGTAATATAATGTAGTGAACCGGATCTTATTACTGGTTCCTAGTCACGATACTCGAACCGTATCGCCGCGGGGGTCGAGTACTGATGAAGCGACCGACCGGCATCGTTCGTTGCTTACCGGTTTTCCTCAGCGTGCGACCGCCCTCGCCGGAGAAGTATTTACTTATCCACGACATGTGGAACCACTTCAGCCACTACTCTATTTCATTTTGTCAATATATAATATAGGATACCATTGTATATAAGGGATCTATGATCGAAAAGTGGAGGGGTAACAGACATACGGTTGTAATAGAAAGTTGAAGTCGTCGCTTCGGAACACCGGACATGCCGCGGGCCGTCCGTTCGCGACTCGCAAATGCATTACTCGACCCGCCGTTAGAGTGGCGAAATCGACCACGTCTTTCGATGCTAAGTACCCGTTCCGTATAACGGCGTCCAATCGACGTTGGGAACGTTCCTCACACTATCGTTCGTCCATTGCGAACAGATCCTGGTTGCGACGATCGATGTTCGAAATTCCCATCGACGGCCGGTCGCTAGTCGTCCTCGCCTCTCTATTCCCGAATCGTACGATATGATAGCTGTTTTCTGTTAGACAAATATGACGACGACTCCGAGCTGATGTTCGAGTGTGACGAACGAACGTTCGAACGAAGTTTTCGAAAATCGTTCTGGCAGGGGTTATCGGTGCTGGTTAGCGACCGCTCGACCAGCGTCCCTAGCCCGAACTCACATCTCAATCAGGACCTTCCCGTCGACGCGTTCAGCGGCTTGTTCGATTGCGTTGTCCGCGTCCGAAAGACCGAACGTCGAAGTAACTATCGGAAGGTTGTCGAGGTGGCCTGCGGCCATTAGACGAATCACTCGGGGGTACACTTGATGACCAGTATGACCCTCGGAGCCGTAGAGCTGTGCACTGTTTCCTTGGAGTTTCCGGAGTTCGACCTCGGGCGCCGTCGCCGCGTTACTGATGTGGACAACGTTCGCCCGCTCCGCGAGCGAGTCTTGAATCGCCGGATACGTCTGTGTCACCGCACCGGCTGTTTCGACGTGGACGTCAGCTCCCTCACCTCGAGTCAGTTCATTGACTACCTCTACCGGATCCGTATCGATCGGGTTGTAAACGTGTTCAAAGCCGAGTTCGTTAGCGACGGCGCGTCGTCGATCCGATGGTTCGAATCCGATGACCTTGCCTGCGCCTGCAGCCCGCGAGACGTTCATGCCAGTTAGTCCGATCGGTCCGAGACCATGGTAGACGTGATAGTCGCCCGGGAGTATGCCATCGGCCCGTTGAAACAGGCCGTAGTAGGAAATGGTGCTCGGCTCGATCGTCGCTCCGGCTTTTAGAACCGTCTCTTCGTCGTCGTAGCTCTCCCATAACGGGTCGATGTTCCAGAGAATCTTTTCAGGAACAGCGACGTACTCGCTGAACGCGCCAGGGATGGTAAAGCCGACTTGTTCGAAGTTCTCGCAGTGACCATGAAAGCCCTGTCGGCACATCTGACATCGGCCACAGTAATCAGTCACTTCGGCCGTTACGAGATCGCCCTCGTCGAACAGGTCCGCGTCGGCGCCGGTCTCGACGACCTCCCCCGAGAACTCGTGTCCGGTAACGTTCGGAAAGCGCGTGTACGCCGAGTAATGCATGTAGCCGTCGTCGTCGGTCTCGATCATCGCGACGTCGCTCCCGCAGATGCCCGCGTACCGAACCCGGACGAGCACTTCGTCGTCGTCCGGCGTCGGCCGCGATCGCTGCTCGACCGACATGGACGGGTCCTTCCAGACGGCGGCGCTGTTCATCGCTTTTCTCGTCTCCTGCTCCGACTCGGAGAGGTCGTAGTCGGATCGGGGACTCCAGTCGGCATCGAGTACGAGTGCCCGCATGCGTACACCAAGCCGGCCCCCCGATATAATTCTATGGGACCTCAGAAGACCTGCCAGCCGCCGTCGACGTACATCGTCTCGCCGGTCACGTACCCGGCCTGATCGCTCGCGAGAAAGAGGACTGCCGGCGCGACGTCCTCCGGGTAGCCGGGGCGATCCAATGGAATCGGTTTGACGAGATCGTCGGCCACAACCGCTTGTTCCTTCTTTTCGGCGCCGGCGCCGAACTCGGTCGCGATGTGTCCGGGCGCGACGGCGTTGACGCGGACGTCGTGTTCAGCGAACTCGAGCGCCGCCCCCCGCGTGATCATCCGAATGGCTCCCTTCGTCGAATCGTACGGCACCTGGTTTTTCTGGGCGTGTGTCGAACTGATGGAGGCCGTGTTGATGATCACCCCTCCCTCGCCACGGTCTTTCATGGCCTGGCCTGCGACCTGACACCCACAGAACACACCTTTCGAGTTGATGTCGTGAATGAACTCGAAGTCGTCGATCGAGACGTCGAGCATCTCCTCACGCACGAACACACCCGCGTTGTTGACCATCACGTCGACGCCGGGGGACGACGTCCTCCGAGCAGTCGAGTTCTGTCCGTCGACACCGATCTCTTCGGCTCGCTCGACGACGGCAGCCAACGCGTCGGGATCCGATACGTCCGTCTCGACGAACTCCGCGGTTCCTCCGTCGGCTTCGATCGCTTCGTGTGTGGGGGTTTGCGCATCGACGTCCTTCGATGTCGCACGGATATCGGCGTTCAGCACCGTCGCGCCCGCCCGTCCGAACTCCAACGCGATCGCACGCCCGATCCCGGAACTGCCGCCAGTCACGATAACGGTCTCTCCCTCGAAATCGAACTTCGTCCGTCCCATGTCCTCACGATGGTCTGGTCCACGGATAACACTAGTGGACCGACGCCGACGAATGCGTGGCCATCCGTCCCGTCGTAGCGCCGCTCGGGGATGATGGTAAGGCGATAGCGAAGAGTGGGTCGAACGGTCGATCCTCGGGCGGCCGGTTGACGTCGCTTTCCGTTGGGCGCTCACCGCGTTCAGCGGTCCGAGACCGGTGAGGAGGCGAGCGCGTTCTCGTACGTCTCGATGGCGCGCTCGGTGCTTTCCATCATTTGCGTGGTGTCTTTGCCCGCGATGAGGAAGTCGAAGCCGTCCCGAACAGTCGATTCGATGTCGTTCAGATCGACCGTGAGCGTTCCGACGGGGACCCCCGCTTCGTGTCCCGTCTCGATGACGTGTTCGACCGCGTCCCTGAACTCCTCGCGTTCCCACTCGGCGAACATGCCGAGCGTTCCCGAGAGGTCGGCGGGCCCGACGAACAAGGCGTCAATACCGTCGACGTTGGCGATCTCCGCTACGTTATCCAACCCGTCCTCGGTCTCGATCTGCGCGATCGTGAGGATCGATCCGTTCGCGGTGGTGACGTACTCCTCCATGTTTCGTCCGTAGCCCGTCGCGCGACTTCCCGCGATACCGCGGATCCCCTCCGGCGGATACCGAAGCGCATTGACGAGATCCCGGGCTTCCTTCGCCGAGCCGATCATGGGAACCATGATGCCGGCGACGCCGATGTCGATAACGCGTTTTATCCGAACCGGATCGTTCCACGGGACCCGAACGACGGTGTCGGTCTCGCCCGGCGCGGCGTCGACCGCCCGCGCCATGTCCTCGACGGTCTCGAGATTGATCGTCGTATGCTCTATGTCGATGACGAGGAAGTCGAGGCCGAGGCGGGCATTGACCTCCGCGACCGTGGGATGCCCGATCGAGATCCACGTGCCGATCGGATGGGCTCCGGATTCGATGGCCTCTTTGGTTCGATCGGTCATCGGCTGTGTCCGCCTCCACGAGCGGGTTGATCGTAGGCGTGATCGGGAGCGATACGGATCGGCACTGAAAGTGGTCTATCTCGCATGGCGTATGTCCTATCGATAGATCGGTACGAGATAATAACTTTGGGGGTGGCCGATCGCGCTCGAGCCGGTGCATCGTTCATCGGCCGTCTCGACGGAAGTCCTCGGACCGTTGAGCATAACATACAAGGCATTCTCGAAGAAACTCGGTTCACGGTATTCATGTACGAGGACTTCGCGTCGAAGCTCGCCGCCACGATGTGGGCGGATTTCGACGACAAACCCGACCGTACCGACGGCCACCCGGCCGAGATCACCGACCTATCGACGACCGTAATCGACGGGAACTTCCCGTGGACGATCGTCACCGTCGAGACCGACGAGGGCGTGACGGGGATCGGGGAAGCGTATCCCTCGCCAGGCGTCCACGAGGTCATCTCCGACTACCTTCGACCCGTCCTCGTCGGGGAGAATCCGACCGACGTCGAGCGCCTCTACAACTTGATGCGCGCGAGTCTCTCGGGACGTGGTTCCCAACAGGGTATCGGGACGATCGCCATCAGCGGCGTCGAGATCGCACTCTGGGACGCCGCCGGCAAACTCCTCCACCAGCCGATCTACCAGCTGCTCGGCGGCAAAATGCGGGAAGAAGTGATGGTGTACGCCGACTGCCACGCCGGTGAAGCGATGGTCGAATCCGCAGAGGAGGGCCAACAGGAGGAGACGTACCAGCCCGAGGCCTACGCGCGTGCCGCTCGTATGGCGGTCGACGACGGCTTCGATCTCGTGAAGTTCGACCTCGACGTCCCGTCCGGACGGGAACTCAACCGGAAGTCGCGCCACTTCGACCCGCCGGAGATCGAGCACAAGCGCCGCATCGTCGAGGCCGTGACCGAGGAGGTCGGAACCGACGCCGAGGTCGGCGTCGACCTTCACTGGAACTTCAACCCCGAGACGGCAGAACGGCTCTGTCGCGCCATCGAGCCGTACGATCTCGCGTACGTCGAGGACCCGCTCCCGCCGGAGAACGTCGACGCGCTGCGCGAACTGAAACGGCGCGTCGACGTGCCGTTGCTGACCGGCGAGAACTGCTACGGCCGACATGACTTCCGCGACCTGATCGGAAAACAGGCCGTCGACTTCCTCGCACCCGACGTTCCGAAGACCGGCGGGATCGCCGAGACGAAGAAGATCGCCGACATGGCCGAGGCCTACTATCAGACGCTCGTCCCCCACAACATCGGGAGTCCCGTCGCCACCGTCGCGACCGCACACGTCGGCGCGACGGTCCCGAACTTCTACGGCCTCGAGTACCACGCCCGGGAAGTCGGGTGGTGGGAGGACCTCGTCGTAGGTGACGATCTGATTCAGGGCGGGACCATGGCTGTACCCGACGAACCCGGACTGGGCATCGAACTCGACTGGAACGTCGTCCGCGAACACGAGAAGTCGTAGCTGCTCGGACGTCACTGCCGGTTTCTGTGGAGCGGTCGTCGTCCGCTCCGACGAACAAGAACACTGGGGCGTCGGATCACCCCCTCTCGTAGACCTCTGTGTGGCTATCAAACTCGAGTCGGGCGAAGAAGAACGTCGGTGAGGTGTCGTTTGCCCGCGTGAGTCTCTCTTATTCGTTCCCGAGTCGTTCACTGTTCTAGGCGCGCGTCCCGCCCCCGTCGTTTCACGATCGGGATACCGGAGCGTTCCGGCGAATCGTGGGCTCAGTCGCCGCGAACCTGCTGCCAGACGTCGTAGTTCTGCTTCGCGTGGACGAGCCGTTTCTCCGTTTGGTTCTCGATCTCGATGGTGTAGTGGCCGTCGTAGCCGGCCTCCGACAGCGCCTCGTTTATCCCCTCGAAATCGAGAATACCTTGTCCGAGGTCGACGAACGATCGGAAGTAATTGATGACGTTGTCGAGATGGAAGTCGGCGTTCGACAGCGCGTCACGGTTCGAGGTGAAGTCCTTGACCGGGTCGATGTCCTTGAGGTGGACGTAGGCGATGTCGTCGGCGAACCGCTCGATGCCGTCGGTGACGTCTCCCTCGGGGTAGTTCTCGCCGTACGGGTAGTAGTGGGCGGTGTCGAACACGAGTTCCAGCCCGTCGACGGCGTCGAGGTAGTGGCGTATCTCGTCGGGTTGCTCGACCGCCGTCGCGCCGTGATGGTGGACAAGCGGCCTCACCCCGTCATCGAGGGCCGCGTCGCTTATCCGCGACAGCCACCCTTCGACGGTCGATTCGTCGTGTCGACCGCGCTGTGGTGGCAGTATTCCGACGAACTCGGCCCCGAGGTCGGCAATCGTCGGCATTACGTCGACCATTCGTTCGACCGCCGCCTCGGTTTCGATCCACTCTCCCATGGCGAGGTAGAGCTCAAGTCCGTAGTCGTCGATCCACCGGTCGACGTTCTCGGCCCCCGCGGCTCGGATCTTTTCGATACCTATCTCGACCCCGTCGTACTGGCAGGCGGCGATGTCGCCGAGTGCGTGCTCGATCTCCTCAGCGCCGTACATTATCGTGGCGTATCCGGTACCCATGAGAAACATCGTCGTAGCACGTCGAAAAATAGTTTCTGGATTCGAGATAGGGCAGACGCTCCGTAGTGACGCTTCCGGTCGTCGTCACCTGCGTTCCACTCGTCTCGTCACGTCACTCCCGGACGAACGGTATAGGCGTACGCTTTCGGAATCACAAACGATATATGCGAATATCGAGTGCGCTAGTATATGCCAAGGTCGATAGACAGCATTCTTCTCGCTGCCGGTCCGAGCGACCGTGATCACGTCGATACACTGCTCGACGAAGCACTCGCCGTTGCAGCCCCGACCGGAGCGACGGTCCATCTCCTCCACGTGTTCCCGCGCAATGAGTACGAGGATCTCCTCGAACAGATGCAGATCGAATCCGCAGGTGGCACCATCCCACCCGACGAACTCGCGGCACGCCACGACAGCATCAGTACGCCAGCGGCCCGACTCGAGGAGTCCGACGTCGACTACGAGATCCTCGGTGTCATCGGGGATCCGGATTCCGAAATCGTTCGCATGGCGAACGACCTCGACGTCGACCGTATCGTCATCGGAGGGGCCAGTCGGTCGCCGGCCGGCAAGGCCGTTTTCGGCGACCACGCCCAGCAGGTACTCCTCAACGGGTCCTGTCCCGTGATGTACGTCCAGCGGGACTGAAACGGGTCTCGCGGTGAACCGCACGTCCCCTACGGTCCGACGAAGGGGGCGATCGCCCTCGATGCTACGCTCGGGGTCGCGGACGAAGACGTCCGCGTCAATGCCACCGTGCTGGGCCACACCGCACCGAATTCGGACGACCGGATCGGAGAGTACACCTCGGAAAGCGGCCAACGCTCGTGATACGACGTATGTACTGAAACTGATGGAAAGCGATTTAACCCCATGGTGTATCCGATCATACGGTTCGTCGACACGAAAGCGACAACTGGGAGCCAACCAATGAGAGCAGCACGATTCCACGACAGCGGAGACGTTCGTGTAGAGGACATCGAAAGTACCCCCGTCGGTGAGACGGATATCCGCATCGAGATTGAAGCCTGTGGTATCTGCGGGTCCGATCTGCACGAGTACCGGATCGGTCCCCACATCACGTCCCGAGAACCGAACCCCCGAACCGGACAAAACATCCCGATCACGTTGGGCCACGAGTTCAGCGGGACGGTGAGCGAGGTCGGCGCGGGGGTGTCGCGCATCGCCACCGGCGATCGCGTGACGGTCGAGCCGAACATTCCCTGTGGCGACTGTCTCTACTGTGAGGACGGGAAGTACAATCTCTGTAAAAACGCCGCCGCCGTCGGGTTCCACACCGGGGCTGGCGGGTTCGCGGAGAACGCAGTCGTTCCCGAACAGCAGGTGCACGTTCTCCCCGACGACGTCACGCTGGAGGACGGCGCGCTCGTCGAACCGCTCGCCGTCGGCCTCCATGCGGTTCGGCAGTCGGGGCTCCAGGCGGGCGACACGGTCGGCGTGTTCGGCTGTGGTCCGATCGGACTCACGGTCGTCCGCGCCGCGACTGCGGCCGGGGCGAAGCGCATATTCGTGTCGGAACCGAACGAGAGCCGCCGCGAGGTCGCTCTCGAACTCGGGGCCGACGTCGGCATCGATCCGATGGACCAAGACGCAGTCGACGCGATCAAGAAAGAGACCGACGACGGTGTGGAGATCGCATTCGAGTTCGCCGGAATCGGTCCCGCGTTCAACGCAGCCGTCCAGAGTACACAGCGCGACGGAACGATCACGGTCGGGAGTCTCAACGATTCTGATATATCAACTAACATAAACGATATCGTCACGACCGAACGGAAGGTCGTGGGAACGAACTGCTACGGGTTCCCCCCGCGGTCGTTCAGGACCGAGTTCGACGCCATCATCCAGTCGCTCGCGGCTGGCGACATCGACACCGACGCGTTCATCACCGGCCGAATCGACCTTAAGGACATCACTGAGGAGGGCTTCGAGGCGTTGCTCGACTCCGAGACGGATCACGTGAAGATCCTAGTCGAACCGTAAGGGGTCTCCCTCGCGTCCCACACCAGAGAGGTTCCACCACATGAACTCATCACTCGAAGCAAAGACGATACCGCAAGATACCGGTCCGGAACGAGGGGGTCGACGTCGATGATTCGACCGTCGATTTGTCTGGAGATGATCTACGAGGACGTGCCGTTCGTCGACCGCATCGACCGCGTCGCCGATCACGGCTTCGACACCGTCGAGTTCTGGACCTGGCCCGACAAGGACCTCGACGCCGTCGAGGCCCGCCTCGACGAACACGACGTGTCCGTCGCCGGGATGGCCGCGAACACGGAACCCCGGCGTCCCGAGGAACTCGAGCGGGCGTTGACGGACCCGACGAAGCAGGACGCCGTCGTCGGCGATATCGAGGAGTCGATCGAGGTCGCAGAGCGGTTCGACTGCCCGAACCTCATCGTCCTCGTCGGACCGGAGGTAGAGGACTACACGCGCGCAGAGATGTACGAGAGCGTCGTCGCCTGCCTCCGGGAAGTCGCGCCGACGGCCGAAGCCGCGGGCGTCACGCTGATCGTCGAGCCGCTCAACACTACCGTCGACCACGGGGGCTACTTCTTCGAAGAGTCGAGCGTCGGCTTCGACATCGTCCGCGAGGTCGAGAGTCCCGCGGTGAAGATCAACTTCGACATCTACCATCAGCAGATCACCGAAGGTAACATCATCTCGACCATCACGGAGAACCTCGACGCCATCGGTCACGTCCACGTCGCGGACGTCCCGGGCCGCCACGAACCCGGGACGGGAGAGCTGAACTATCCGAACATCCTCGCCGTGCTCGACGACGCGGGATACGACCGCCACGTCGGGTTCGAGTACAGCGCCGCGGGGGACGACGACCGAGCACTAGCCGCGATCCGAGAACTCGTGACGGAGTAGACGGTCGCCGGGGTCACGCCGATGCAGTCGGGCTGACGACGTCGACCTCTGTGGAGCGTGTCGCTCCCTCATCGTTCGAACGAGACGACTGTCTTGATCGTCTCGTTCGAATCCGGGAACTCGTAGTTCTCATGGACGAAGGCGTGCTCCCAGCCGATGATGTGGCCCGTTGGCCACCACGCATCCATATACGGGTGGTCGTCGGTGACGAGGATACGCTCCCACTCGCCAGCCGTTCCCGTACTGCCCACGAACGGCGGAGGCGCCTCACCCGAAGGTATAACACCACCTGTCGGAAACCAGGGGACGATGCAATTCGGAGTCATCGGTTGTGGCACGGTCGCACAGATCATGCACATCCCCTACCTAGCGGAGCTCCCGGACGCAGAGCTGTACGCATTCGTCGACCCGGCCGAAGACCGGGCTACCGAACTTGGGGACAGGTACAACGTCCCCCACGTGTACGCGACCCACGAACCGCTTCTCGAAGAACGCGGCGACGAACTCGACGCGGTGATCGTCCTCACGCCGGCGCAGGCGCACGCGGACGTCGTCGTCGACGCGTTGGATGCGGGCATCCACACGCTCGTCGAGAAACCGATCGCGGCGACGCTCGAGGACGCGACCGCGATGGTCGAGGCGGACGAGGTCTCCGACGCGACGGCGATGGTCGCGTACATGAAACGGTACGATCCCTCCTACGAGCGGGCTCGAGAGCGGATCGACGGCCTCGAGGCCATCGACCTCGTCACGGCCTACGACGTGGATCCCGACCACGGACGGATCATCGACGAGGTGTACGACCTCGTCGGTGGGAGCCCCCCTTCGGACCTCATCGAGGAGAGCGCCGCCAAGCGACGGAGCGACATCGAGCAAGCGATCGGAACCGACGACGAGGTGCTCACGGACGCCTACGACTTCCAGCTCGACCACCTCTGTCACGACGTGAACGCGCTCCGCGGACTGTTCGGCGAGGTCGAGCGCATCGATCACGTCGACGTCTTCGCCGGGGGGCGGTACGCGTCAGCGCACCTCGTCTACGAGGACGGCGTTCGGTGTGTACTGGAAACCGGCGACTCTGACCGGAAGTGGTTCGAGGAGTTCATCCGCGTCGACGGACCCGACGGAATGGTCGAGGTCGACTTCTCGAACCCGTTCATCAAGAACACACCGACCGAACTCCGCGTCAAACGGGGCATCGAGGAACTCTCGGAGACGGTCTCCACGCCGTCGTACGACGAGAGTTTCAAACGGGAGATAGCGTACTTCATCCAGTGTGTCGAGGGCGACGCCGATGTCCGCACCACGTTCGCCGAGGCGCGCGAGGACCTCCGTGTCATCGTCGACCTCTTCCGGGCGTACCAGGGCGAGCGCCCCCGAACCGATCGGGAGGGGTAATCGCAGCAATCGGTACGACAGGCTGGTTGGTCCCCGCGCTCATGAAGGACGTGATAAACGACGGGTCAACGCTCACGCACCGACACGAGTGTCGGTACGCTCACGTTCCGAACCACGCCGTTCAGTCGTCGACTCTCCCACAATAGCACTGGAAACTCAGCAGAACGCCAGGCTCACAACCTTCGACG
Above is a genomic segment from Halalkalicoccus sp. NIPERK01 containing:
- a CDS encoding sugar phosphate isomerase/epimerase codes for the protein MGTGYATIMYGAEEIEHALGDIAACQYDGVEIGIEKIRAAGAENVDRWIDDYGLELYLAMGEWIETEAAVERMVDVMPTIADLGAEFVGILPPQRGRHDESTVEGWLSRISDAALDDGVRPLVHHHGATAVEQPDEIRHYLDAVDGLELVFDTAHYYPYGENYPEGDVTDGIERFADDIAYVHLKDIDPVKDFTSNRDALSNADFHLDNVINYFRSFVDLGQGILDFEGINEALSEAGYDGHYTIEIENQTEKRLVHAKQNYDVWQQVRGD
- the solA gene encoding N-methyl-L-tryptophan oxidase — translated: MTRSANHYDVIIIGVGGMGSAATYHLSKRGHDVLGLEQFDIPHENGFNHGVTRIIRKAYLEDPEYVPLVHRAYENWRTLQEENGRKLLHLHGSVTAGRPDERNFNGTIGVCEEHDLPFEVLRSDELSARFPGYQLPDGFKGVYQPDGGFLASDRCLVAHVEKAFNNGGEIHAREWVRDWDATSSGIRVESEDDVYTADRLVISAGPWAQELVEKLQANATPERQVLGWLPPDEPPNFIPERFPVFTVTLDGEPFYGLPTVEVPGFKIGRHHHLEQETTPATLDETPRPEDERPLRDAAEEYFPGNAGPTMRLTTCL
- a CDS encoding 2,3-butanediol dehydrogenase, with amino-acid sequence MRAARFHDSGDVRVEDIESTPVGETDIRIEIEACGICGSDLHEYRIGPHITSREPNPRTGQNIPITLGHEFSGTVSEVGAGVSRIATGDRVTVEPNIPCGDCLYCEDGKYNLCKNAAAVGFHTGAGGFAENAVVPEQQVHVLPDDVTLEDGALVEPLAVGLHAVRQSGLQAGDTVGVFGCGPIGLTVVRAATAAGAKRIFVSEPNESRREVALELGADVGIDPMDQDAVDAIKKETDDGVEIAFEFAGIGPAFNAAVQSTQRDGTITVGSLNDSDISTNINDIVTTERKVVGTNCYGFPPRSFRTEFDAIIQSLAAGDIDTDAFITGRIDLKDITEEGFEALLDSETDHVKILVEP
- a CDS encoding HpcH/HpaI aldolase/citrate lyase family protein encodes the protein MTDRTKEAIESGAHPIGTWISIGHPTVAEVNARLGLDFLVIDIEHTTINLETVEDMARAVDAAPGETDTVVRVPWNDPVRIKRVIDIGVAGIMVPMIGSAKEARDLVNALRYPPEGIRGIAGSRATGYGRNMEEYVTTANGSILTIAQIETEDGLDNVAEIANVDGIDALFVGPADLSGTLGMFAEWEREEFRDAVEHVIETGHEAGVPVGTLTVDLNDIESTVRDGFDFLIAGKDTTQMMESTERAIETYENALASSPVSDR
- a CDS encoding SDR family NAD(P)-dependent oxidoreductase, with protein sequence MGRTKFDFEGETVIVTGGSSGIGRAIALEFGRAGATVLNADIRATSKDVDAQTPTHEAIEADGGTAEFVETDVSDPDALAAVVERAEEIGVDGQNSTARRTSSPGVDVMVNNAGVFVREEMLDVSIDDFEFIHDINSKGVFCGCQVAGQAMKDRGEGGVIINTASISSTHAQKNQVPYDSTKGAIRMITRGAALEFAEHDVRVNAVAPGHIATEFGAGAEKKEQAVVADDLVKPIPLDRPGYPEDVAPAVLFLASDQAGYVTGETMYVDGGWQVF
- a CDS encoding mandelate racemase/muconate lactonizing enzyme family protein; translated protein: MYEDFASKLAATMWADFDDKPDRTDGHPAEITDLSTTVIDGNFPWTIVTVETDEGVTGIGEAYPSPGVHEVISDYLRPVLVGENPTDVERLYNLMRASLSGRGSQQGIGTIAISGVEIALWDAAGKLLHQPIYQLLGGKMREEVMVYADCHAGEAMVESAEEGQQEETYQPEAYARAARMAVDDGFDLVKFDLDVPSGRELNRKSRHFDPPEIEHKRRIVEAVTEEVGTDAEVGVDLHWNFNPETAERLCRAIEPYDLAYVEDPLPPENVDALRELKRRVDVPLLTGENCYGRHDFRDLIGKQAVDFLAPDVPKTGGIAETKKIADMAEAYYQTLVPHNIGSPVATVATAHVGATVPNFYGLEYHAREVGWWEDLVVGDDLIQGGTMAVPDEPGLGIELDWNVVREHEKS
- a CDS encoding universal stress protein, with translation MPRSIDSILLAAGPSDRDHVDTLLDEALAVAAPTGATVHLLHVFPRNEYEDLLEQMQIESAGGTIPPDELAARHDSISTPAARLEESDVDYEILGVIGDPDSEIVRMANDLDVDRIVIGGASRSPAGKAVFGDHAQQVLLNGSCPVMYVQRD
- a CDS encoding ParA family protein — its product is MLAYSTYSEAGGVGKTTTAANLAVAHARAGLKPLVVPLDPQDGDLSRLFGVDDQRTEPVDNLVRHMIRRPKGDLNDLIRTVEGVDIIPEHNMLSDLAEYLQREKEQSEAMGEAFGMHAQLLRVLREAGVPDKYDVLICDPPATEGPHLYNAIHATRSLVIPVEPSAKGKAAVQGLESLVGGLEEQLGVQVGVLAAVPIGFKDTRDQRTILGEMDYPIPEIIGERASLMEGCWMRQCSAFRYVREFRDRRRDYEIETLAQFDLIARHLESEVGLEAPNPPEPGDIDHQVVVA
- the iolM gene encoding scyllo-inosose 3-dehydrogenase; the protein is MRALVLDADWSPRSDYDLSESEQETRKAMNSAAVWKDPSMSVEQRSRPTPDDDEVLVRVRYAGICGSDVAMIETDDDGYMHYSAYTRFPNVTGHEFSGEVVETGADADLFDEGDLVTAEVTDYCGRCQMCRQGFHGHCENFEQVGFTIPGAFSEYVAVPEKILWNIDPLWESYDDEETVLKAGATIEPSTISYYGLFQRADGILPGDYHVYHGLGPIGLTGMNVSRAAGAGKVIGFEPSDRRRAVANELGFEHVYNPIDTDPVEVVNELTRGEGADVHVETAGAVTQTYPAIQDSLAERANVVHISNAATAPEVELRKLQGNSAQLYGSEGHTGHQVYPRVIRLMAAGHLDNLPIVTSTFGLSDADNAIEQAAERVDGKVLIEM